One Sphaeramia orbicularis chromosome 21, fSphaOr1.1, whole genome shotgun sequence DNA window includes the following coding sequences:
- the LOC115412235 gene encoding speckle-type POZ protein-like A, translating into MSRVPTPPPPGEMSSGPVAESWCYTQVKVVKFSYMWTINNFSFCREEMGEVLKSSTFSSGPNDKMKWCLRVNPKGLDDESKDYLSLYLLLVSCPKSEVRAKFKFSLLNAKREETKAMESQRAYRFVQGKDWGFKKFIRRDFLLDEANGLLPDDKLTLFCEVSVVQDSVNISGQSNMNMLKVPECQLSDDLGNLWECSRFTDCSLYVGGQEFKAHKSILAARSPVFNAMFEHEMEESKKNRVDISDVDPDVFKEMMGFIYTGKAPNLEKMADNLLAAADKYALERLKVMCEEALCNSLSVENVADTLILADLHSAEQLKAQAIDFINRCSVLRQLGCKDGKNWNSNHATDIMETAGWKSMIQSHPHLVAEAFRALASAQCPPFGLPRKRLKQS; encoded by the exons ATGTCACGGGttcccacccctcctcctcctggggAGATGTCAAGTGGACCTGTGGCAGAGAGTTGGTGTTACACACAG GTCAAAGTAGTGAAGTTTTCCTACATGTGGACCATAAACAACTTCAGTTTTTGCAGAGAAGAAATGGGTGAAGTTTTAAAGAGCTCAACCTTCTCCTCCGGCCctaatgacaagatgaaatg GTGTCTGCGAGTCAATCCAAAGGGACTTGATGATGAAAGCAAAGATTATCTGtcattatatttacttcttgttaGTTGTCCAAAAAGTGAAGTCAGAGCAAAGTTCAAGTTTTCTTTGTTGAACGCTAAAAGAGAGGAGACAAAAGCAATGG AAAGCCAAAGAGCATATAGATTTGTCCAAGGCAAAGActggggcttcaaaaagtttatAAGGAGAGATTTCCTCCTCGACGAAGCCAACGGACTGTTGCCAGATGATAAGCTTACCCTGTTCTGTGAG GTAAGCGTCGTCCAGGACTCTGTGAACATTTCTGGTCAGTCCAACATGAACATGCTCAAAGTCCCAGAGTGTCAGCTGTCTGATGACCTGGGGAACCTGTGGGAGTGTTCACGCTTCACAGACTGCAGCCTGTATGTGGGAGGGCAGGAGTTCAAAGCCCACAAATCCATCCTTGCAG CGAGGTCTCCTGTCTTTAATGCAATGTTTGAACATGAAATGGAAGAGAGTAAAAAG AACCGTGTTGACATCAGCGATGTAGACCCAGACGTCTTTAAGGAAATGATGGGCTTCATCTACACAGGAAAAGCCCCGAACCTGGAGAAGATGGCCGATAATTTGCTGGCAGCTGCAGATAAA TACGCTCTGGAGCGTTTAAAGGTCATGTGTGAAGAGGCCTTGTGCAACAGCCTTTCAGTGGAGAACGTGGCCGACACCCTCATCCTAGCAGACTTGCACAGTGCTGAGCAGCTCAAAGCACAAGCCATAGATTTTATCAACAG GTGCAGTGTCCTGAGACAGCTGGGCTGTAAAGATGGAAAGAACTGGAATAGCAA TCATGCTACAGACATAATGGAGACTGCAGGCTGGAAGTCAATGATCCAATCCCACCCTCACTTGGTCGCCGAGGCCTTCCGCGCCCTGGCGTCAGCACAGTGCCCCCCCTTCGGTCTTCCCAGGAAGCGTCTAAAACAGTCCTGA